In one window of Bdellovibrio bacteriovorus W DNA:
- a CDS encoding Ppx/GppA phosphatase (COG0248 Exopolyphosphatase), with product MLRRVSAIDIGSNAIRMMIAQIDSHTGSIKVLRRLRAAIRLGKDTFSKGRISARSQRQAIATIFSFMDIMDELGVTECRAVATSACRDASNGADFVRRLSKVSGLHVRLIDGLEEAQLIHKAVSRHSPDINYSLLLDIGGGSIELSFSQKNRIVQSQSFPLGTVRLLQRFSQKNLDETHLTPFIEKSTSFVIPFLHNNLKRITPEVCVGTGGNMESILDLKQRLFQAPQATTLNLHELSFINDILNSMSYRDRISVLGLSPDRADVIVPAALLTEKILEQAAISVLRIPRVGVRDGLIWEMYDDQRESLGQHPNQ from the coding sequence ATGCTTCGCCGAGTCTCCGCTATCGATATTGGCTCCAACGCTATTCGTATGATGATTGCGCAAATCGACAGTCACACTGGAAGTATTAAAGTCCTACGCCGCCTGCGTGCAGCGATCCGACTAGGCAAGGACACATTTTCTAAAGGACGTATTAGCGCTCGCTCACAGCGGCAAGCCATAGCAACAATTTTCAGTTTCATGGATATCATGGACGAACTCGGTGTGACAGAGTGCCGAGCCGTCGCGACCAGCGCCTGTCGAGATGCGAGCAATGGCGCCGATTTTGTGCGCCGCCTATCTAAAGTAAGTGGACTTCACGTTCGCCTCATTGATGGCCTCGAAGAAGCGCAGCTTATTCACAAGGCCGTTAGTCGCCATTCTCCCGATATAAACTACAGCCTTCTTTTAGATATCGGGGGAGGAAGCATTGAACTTAGCTTCAGTCAGAAAAATCGCATTGTGCAAAGTCAGTCATTCCCACTAGGGACTGTGCGCCTCCTCCAACGATTCTCTCAAAAGAATTTAGATGAAACTCACTTGACACCATTTATCGAGAAAAGCACTTCCTTTGTGATTCCCTTCCTACACAATAATTTAAAGCGAATCACTCCTGAGGTGTGCGTAGGAACCGGAGGAAATATGGAGTCGATCTTAGATTTAAAACAACGTCTTTTTCAAGCACCTCAAGCCACAACTTTAAATCTTCATGAGCTTTCATTTATCAACGACATCCTCAACTCCATGTCCTATCGCGATCGAATCAGCGTCTTGGGACTATCTCCAGACAGAGCCGATGTCATCGTGCCCGCAGCGCTCTTAACAGAAAAAATTCTTGAGCAAGCGGCCATTTCAGTTCTTCGCATCCCTCGGGTCGGAGTTCGCGATGGACTGATTTGGGAAATGTATGATGACCAAAGAGAATCTCTAGGGCAACATCCTAACCAGTAG
- a CDS encoding putative DNA-dependent DNA polymerase, producing the protein MLSMHTDTLLKIFESQLQETSDIREKSGDFIRKIVSIYTLQLLQTGNIPHDFFEDVMADIEIEAIEIYRKKTYGFLTLEDYRKHKFKQKNDN; encoded by the coding sequence ATGTTGTCTATGCATACAGATACGTTACTGAAAATATTTGAAAGCCAACTTCAAGAAACCTCTGACATTCGCGAGAAAAGCGGCGACTTCATCCGCAAGATTGTCAGTATTTACACCCTTCAGCTTTTGCAGACGGGAAACATTCCTCACGACTTTTTTGAAGACGTGATGGCGGACATAGAAATCGAAGCCATCGAAATCTATCGAAAAAAGACCTATGGCTTTCTGACGTTGGAAGATTATCGCAAACACAAATTCAAACAAAAAAACGATAACTAA
- a CDS encoding phosphate regulon sensor protein phoR (COG0642 Signal transduction histidine kinase) has product MNKRFNWFPWRIFWRFFFFQLIAFNILLFVIISVIDLRYQMRAFVYNEILLNFFVFSIFLSAATSYRFARPLRRVILKALRISRKTHHSDLYDPQEHDLLDDELDDLSEIDIALNHIHRKLKRRKAQLHQAREEAQAFFSAVSEGVVSIGVDSKISFFNSQFAAQFLTKEQVNHETLWLGDAIRAPEVLGGFDKALKQGKAQRFTVRLNTLVDNHPRYYMVSANPIRHTKTQAVYGVVGIFHDISDLKKAEQIRIDFVGNASHELRTPLTSIKGYVDTLKDDVASGNIEHASKFLQIVSKNIDRLIDLVNDLLSLSTMESQSELNLQWLNPLQLTELVISELAVLAAEKNINIQVYGDVPSFRADHRKVEQVLRNLISNALKYIPAKGTVAVRWETDGSELVLRVIDDGPGIPAEHLDRLFERFYRVDRGRTRDAGGTGLGLAIVKHIVQSHGGEVEAKSGQGGCEILCRFPLN; this is encoded by the coding sequence ATGAATAAACGATTTAACTGGTTTCCTTGGAGAATTTTTTGGCGATTCTTCTTCTTTCAGTTAATTGCGTTTAATATTTTACTCTTTGTTATTATCTCAGTTATTGATTTGCGCTATCAGATGAGAGCCTTTGTCTATAACGAGATTCTTCTTAATTTCTTTGTTTTCAGTATTTTTCTTTCTGCGGCAACTTCTTATAGATTCGCTCGTCCTCTCCGTCGGGTTATTTTGAAGGCGTTGAGAATTTCGCGAAAAACTCACCACTCTGATTTGTACGACCCTCAAGAACATGATCTTTTAGATGATGAGTTGGATGATCTTTCAGAAATCGACATTGCTTTAAATCATATTCATCGCAAGTTGAAACGCCGTAAGGCCCAGCTCCATCAGGCTCGAGAAGAAGCTCAGGCTTTTTTCAGTGCTGTTTCCGAGGGGGTTGTAAGTATCGGAGTGGATTCGAAAATTTCTTTTTTCAACTCTCAGTTTGCCGCTCAGTTTTTAACCAAAGAACAAGTGAATCACGAAACTCTATGGTTGGGAGATGCTATTCGTGCACCTGAGGTGTTGGGGGGCTTTGATAAGGCCTTAAAGCAGGGGAAAGCGCAAAGATTCACAGTGCGTTTAAATACCCTGGTGGACAATCATCCTCGCTATTATATGGTTTCTGCAAATCCAATTCGTCATACGAAAACTCAAGCTGTCTATGGGGTTGTGGGAATCTTTCATGATATCTCTGATCTTAAAAAGGCAGAGCAAATCCGTATCGACTTTGTAGGTAATGCCTCTCATGAATTGCGCACACCATTAACTTCTATAAAAGGTTATGTGGATACGCTGAAGGATGATGTCGCTTCAGGAAATATTGAACACGCCTCTAAGTTCCTACAAATTGTTTCTAAGAATATTGATCGACTGATTGATTTGGTGAACGACCTTTTGAGTCTAAGCACAATGGAGTCTCAGTCGGAGTTAAATCTTCAATGGCTCAATCCTCTGCAGTTAACTGAATTGGTAATTAGCGAGTTGGCAGTTTTAGCGGCGGAAAAAAATATCAATATTCAAGTCTATGGAGATGTGCCGAGCTTCCGCGCGGATCATCGCAAGGTAGAGCAAGTCTTAAGAAATTTAATTTCAAATGCCTTAAAGTATATTCCGGCTAAGGGAACTGTTGCGGTTCGTTGGGAAACAGACGGTTCAGAGCTTGTTTTAAGAGTGATTGATGATGGCCCAGGGATTCCTGCGGAACATTTAGATCGACTCTTTGAAAGGTTCTATCGTGTGGATCGTGGTCGCACACGTGATGCCGGTGGCACGGGGTTGGGCCTTGCTATTGTGAAACATATCGTACAGAGTCACGGCGGTGAGGTTGAGGCTAAGAGTGGACAGGGTGGTTGTGAGATCCTTTGCCGCTTTCCGTTAAACTAA
- a CDS encoding thiamine-monophosphate kinase (COG0611 Thiamine monophosphate kinase), translated as MKKIPLEWSRIQKINKIVDRSNPNTVIPLGDDSFVYKNFSGKSVWCQDLQVEGIHFKREYTSAADLGYKSLAVNISDIVAMGGTPHFAQVSLAIPKEISDEWIEDFYLSMAELADQCQCQIVGGDLTASPGPIFVDVSVMGSVENPIPRKGARPGDLLLCSGPLGSSAAGLIALTNSWPDFDFVKNQHRRPRPRWDLLKMLEEHSQHIHALMDCSDGLVVDSYKLIPFQGGLKIFTENLPLHPETPKVADRMGVSSEDLALWGGEDYQLLAAVSPEAYQHFQEWHLVGQFTDAAGVFLEKENSSVALEELRGFKHFGS; from the coding sequence ATGAAGAAAATTCCTCTTGAATGGAGTCGCATTCAAAAGATCAATAAGATCGTAGATCGCTCCAATCCCAATACTGTGATTCCTTTGGGAGATGATTCTTTTGTCTATAAAAACTTCTCAGGAAAAAGCGTTTGGTGTCAGGATCTGCAAGTTGAAGGAATACACTTTAAGCGCGAATACACGAGTGCTGCGGATTTAGGATATAAATCTCTGGCTGTGAATATCAGTGATATTGTCGCCATGGGTGGAACGCCTCATTTTGCTCAAGTCTCTTTAGCCATTCCCAAAGAAATTTCCGATGAATGGATTGAAGACTTTTACCTCTCTATGGCGGAGTTGGCGGATCAGTGCCAATGTCAGATCGTTGGTGGAGATTTAACGGCCTCTCCGGGGCCGATCTTTGTCGATGTTAGCGTTATGGGTTCTGTGGAAAATCCCATTCCTAGAAAAGGGGCACGACCAGGAGATTTACTTCTGTGTAGTGGCCCCCTCGGCTCATCGGCGGCAGGACTGATAGCTCTCACAAACTCTTGGCCCGATTTTGACTTCGTCAAAAATCAACATCGTCGTCCTCGCCCTCGTTGGGATCTTTTAAAAATGCTCGAAGAGCATTCTCAACATATTCATGCTTTGATGGACTGTAGTGATGGGCTTGTCGTGGACTCCTACAAACTCATTCCCTTCCAAGGGGGACTGAAGATTTTTACCGAGAACCTTCCACTTCACCCCGAAACTCCAAAGGTAGCTGATCGCATGGGTGTTTCCAGCGAGGACCTCGCCCTGTGGGGTGGTGAAGATTATCAGTTATTAGCAGCCGTCTCGCCAGAGGCCTATCAGCATTTCCAAGAATGGCATCTAGTTGGCCAGTTTACCGATGCGGCCGGAGTTTTTCTTGAAAAAGAAAACAGCAGTGTTGCCTTGGAAGAACTCAGAGGCTTTAAACATTTTGGCAGCTGA
- a CDS encoding phosphate transport system regulatory protein (COG0704 Phosphate uptake regulator): MERALDSQIEDLKKMILLMGGHVEKSLAKATAALLSGDLSKFEEVHDTEKLINKDHINVDNACMNILAKQGPVAKDLRLVLSIVKINNDLERMGDQAVNISYSGKDYLKRKSTITHSTLNDIQRMSEIAGRMVKDSLDCFVRGDVEHAKKILLMDDEIDMLRNKVFDDAKALMRTHPDAVDAGLDLILIARNLERLGDHATNVAEDVIFAFTGKDIRHGGKIG, translated from the coding sequence ATGGAAAGAGCCCTCGATTCTCAAATTGAAGACTTAAAAAAAATGATTCTTCTTATGGGCGGACACGTGGAGAAATCCTTAGCTAAGGCTACGGCCGCTTTGCTTTCTGGCGACCTTTCAAAATTTGAAGAGGTGCATGACACAGAAAAGCTGATCAATAAGGATCATATAAACGTTGATAACGCTTGTATGAATATCCTTGCTAAGCAGGGGCCCGTTGCGAAGGACCTGCGCTTGGTTCTATCTATCGTTAAGATTAATAACGATTTAGAAAGAATGGGCGATCAGGCCGTAAACATCTCTTATTCAGGCAAAGACTATTTGAAAAGAAAATCTACAATCACTCACTCTACGCTGAATGACATTCAACGTATGTCTGAAATTGCGGGACGTATGGTGAAGGATTCTTTGGATTGCTTTGTGCGTGGGGATGTTGAACACGCAAAGAAAATCCTTTTAATGGATGATGAAATCGACATGCTTCGCAATAAAGTTTTTGACGATGCAAAAGCGTTGATGAGAACTCATCCAGATGCTGTCGATGCTGGATTAGATTTAATTTTGATTGCAAGAAACCTTGAAAGACTGGGAGATCACGCAACGAATGTTGCCGAGGATGTCATCTTTGCTTTCACAGGTAAGGATATTCGTCACGGAGGAAAGATTGGCTGA
- a CDS encoding DNA-binding response regulator PhoB (COG0745 Response regulators consisting of a CheY-like receiver domain and a winged-helix DNA-binding domain), translating into MADRSIQVLVVEDEQEIRELMALHLLRQGYRVLECASAEQALQEVERQNGIDLFVLDWMLPGMSGVEFLAAVKARNPQAPVLMVTALAEPQNIVSALEKGADDYVTKPFNPSIFIARVKALLRRSANISTQADPTEVHISGLRMNFKTYEISYNLDPLHLTPSEFKLLGALVLNQGCVLTREQLIENIQGEGINVVGRTIDTHVFGLRKKLGEWGDNIETIRGVGYRVKVDGI; encoded by the coding sequence TTGGCTGACCGTTCGATTCAGGTTCTAGTAGTAGAAGATGAACAAGAGATTCGAGAGTTAATGGCTCTGCATCTTCTAAGACAAGGGTACCGAGTTCTGGAGTGTGCCTCTGCGGAGCAGGCACTTCAAGAAGTTGAACGACAGAATGGCATCGATCTTTTTGTGCTGGACTGGATGCTTCCAGGGATGAGTGGAGTGGAGTTCTTGGCTGCGGTCAAAGCGCGCAACCCTCAAGCTCCCGTTTTAATGGTCACAGCTTTAGCGGAACCGCAAAATATTGTCTCAGCTCTTGAAAAGGGAGCGGATGACTATGTTACGAAACCTTTTAATCCTTCGATTTTTATCGCCCGTGTAAAGGCGTTACTTAGAAGGTCTGCAAATATTTCAACTCAAGCAGATCCTACAGAAGTCCATATCTCTGGACTTCGTATGAATTTTAAAACCTACGAAATCTCTTACAACTTAGATCCTCTTCATTTAACACCTTCAGAGTTTAAGCTTTTAGGGGCTTTGGTACTGAATCAAGGATGTGTGCTGACACGGGAACAACTCATTGAGAACATTCAAGGAGAGGGTATTAACGTTGTCGGGCGCACAATTGACACTCACGTCTTCGGGCTACGTAAGAAGCTAGGAGAGTGGGGGGATAATATCGAAACAATTCGTGGTGTCGGATACAGAGTCAAAGTAGATGGAATATGA